In one Yarrowia lipolytica chromosome 1A, complete sequence genomic region, the following are encoded:
- a CDS encoding uncharacterized protein (Compare to YALI0A14322g, weakly similar to uniprot|Q6C8R9 Yarrowia lipolytica YALI0D17512g): MLPPEIVLLIAEELDLESIIALSQTSASWRRLVSDTLFQRAIRRSCPWFEPQFSDRGTWKACAIEQVRRSKPGVDITPKLKTVSSTKFHESPVLDTSFERLDKRKIANLVYTSEYGIRVDLSNTCSQDLIKDRDLHGNEYGYEPEDRYDSKVISFPHMLVIMAVCEPDERPEGDIIIKFKGSKGLQPDMFEKCFEMPNILTFGDHVFLVMPSLFSGWALFYLVDREFEIVAEVDGYNESVSYYDGLIHYFRGGIHHVLQPQLGREAVSDSAGSGSIFDLLFLGKRNDHWDYHYAVVPTHLGTYIVDVSRGLMVRAVEDGSVYRVAAGTSGETQQSDVSQQSETSQQRDVS; this comes from the coding sequence atgttgCCACCAGAAATAGTTCTCCTGATCGCCGAAGAGCTGGATCTCGAGTCAATCATCGCGCTTTCGCAAACCAGTGCGAGTTGGCGTCGTCTCGTTTCCGATACCCTTTTTCAGCGAGCAATACGGCGCTCCTGTCCGTGGTTCGAACCCCAGTTTTCGGATCGTGGCACGTGGAAAGCGTGTGCGATTGAGCAGGTGCGGCGTTCAAAGCCCGGAGTGGATATAACACCGAAACTGAAGACTGTTTCTTCTACTAAATTCCACGAGTCTCCGGTTCTAGACACCTCTTTTGAACGGCTCGACAAGCGCAAAATTGCAAACCTCGTTTACACCAGCGAGTACGGAATCCGCGTGGATTTATCAAACACATGTTCGCAGGATCTGATAAAAGACCGCGACCTTCACGGAAATGAGTACGGATACGAGCCCGAGGACAGGTACGACTCCAAGGTGATCTCGTTCCCTCATATGCTGGTGATCATGGCAGTATGTGAACCCGATGAGCGGCCCGAGGGCGATATTATCATCAAGTTTAAGGGCTCAAAAGGTCTTCAGCCGGACATGTTTGAAAAATGCTTCGAAATGCCGAATATTCTAACATTCGGCGACCATGTGTTTCTGGTGATGCCGTCTCTGTTTTCGGGATGGGCCCTATTCTATCTGGTGGACCGGGAGTTTGAGATTGTGGCCGAAGTCGACGGCTACAATGAGTCCGTTTCGTACTACGACGGACTTATTCACTACTTTCGAGGTGGCATTCACCATGTGCTGCAACCCCAGCTGGGGAGAGAAGCTGTGTCAGACAGTGCGGGCTCCGGATCGATATTCGAtctgctgtttctgggcAAGCGAAATGATCACTGGGATTATCACTACGCCGTTGTTCCTACTCATTTGGGAACATATATTGTGGATGTCAGCAGGGGGTTGATGGTGAGAGCTGTGGAGGATGGGAGTGTGTATAGAGTGGCAGCAGGGACGAGCGGGGAGACGCAACAGAGCGACGTGAGCCAACAGAGCGAAACGAGCCAGCAGAGAGATGTGAGCTGA